One Primulina huaijiensis isolate GDHJ02 chromosome 8, ASM1229523v2, whole genome shotgun sequence genomic region harbors:
- the LOC140983415 gene encoding metal transporter Nramp3.2-like — MTSSSSSTTLHHHHRHAEHHDSNPLLPSSTPSTPHSPAHVDESQENTLLHAIEIEPPLDESPGTSVPPFSWKKLWKFTGPGFLMSVAFLDPGNLEGDLQAGAIAGYSLLWLLFWATVMGLLIQLLSLRLGVATGRHLAEICRDEYPFWAGLMLWFMAEVALIGADIQEVIGSAIAIRILSKGVLPLWAGVLITACDCFIFLLLENYGFRKLEAFFAVLISSMAFSFAWMFVNTKPSGHELIEGILIPRLGSKTVQQAVGIIGCVITPYNVFLYSALVQSRKVDLKKKGRVQEALNYYTYESFTAVFVSFIINLLVTTVFAKGFYGTSQARTIGLVNAGEYLQERYGSSKFPILYIWGVGLLAAGQSSTITGTYAGQFIMGGFLNLQLKRWLRSLITRSCAILPTIIVAIVFNRSEELLDVLNEWLNVLQAMQIPFAVIPLVHLVSNEQIMGGFKIGTVLERTAWGVSALVIAINGYILVDFFMSEVHGLLFGIIMCLGASSYVALIVYLVFRGTNLVSCFGSHAFAYTRT; from the exons ATgacctcttcttcttcttccaccaccctccaccaccaccaccgtcATGCAGAACACCACGACTCCAACCCCCTATTGCCGTCGTCAACCCCATCAACACCACACTCGCCAGCCCACGTCGACGAATCACAAGAAAACACCCTCTTACACGCCATCGAAATCGAGCCGCCGCTCGATGAGTCTCCCGGCACATCCGTGCCTCCCTTTTCTTGGAAGAAGCTTTGGAAATTCACGGGTCCCGGGTTCTTGATGAGCGTCGCGTTTCTTGATCCGGGGAATTTGGAGGGTGATCTCCAGGCCGGCGCGATCGCGGGGTATTCGTTGCTATGGCTGCTGTTTTGGGCCACTGTTATGGGGCTGTTGATACAGTTACTGTCGTTGAGACTGGGGGTCGCGACAGGGCGGCATCTGGCCGAGATATGTCGGGATGAGTACCCTTTCTGGGCGGGACTGATGCTGTGGTTCATGGCTGAGGTGGCTTTGATCGGGGCGGATATCCAGGAGGTGATCGGCAGCGCGATTGCTATAAGGATACTTAGCAAAGGGGTGTTGCCTCTTTGGGCAGGTGTTCTCATTACTGCCTGCGATTG TTTCATCTTCCTTCTTCTGGAAAACTATGGATTCAGGAAGCTTGAAGCCTTTTTTGCTGTGCTTATCTCAAGCATGGCGTTCTCGTTTGCATGGATGTTCGTCAACACAAAACCAAGTGGCCACGAACTTATAGAAG GAATTTTGATACCTAGGCTTGGCTCCAAGACAGTTCAACAAGCCGTTGGAATCATCGGTTGCGTCATCACACCTTATAATGTTTTCCTATATTCAGCTTTAGTACAGTCTAGAAAGGTTGACTTGAAAAAGAAAGGGAGAGTTCAAGAAGCCCTCAACTACTACACATACGAGTCCTTTACAGCAGTATTTGTCTCATTTATCATAAACTTGTTAGTCACAACAGTTTTTGCAAAGGGATTCTATGGTACCTCACAAGCTAGGACGATAGGTTTGGTAAATGCTGGAGAATACCTTCAAGAAAGATACGGAAGCAGCAAGTTTCCGATTCTTTACATTTGGGGCGTCGGTCTTCTAGCAGCTGGACAAAGCAGCACCATTACGGGGACATATGCTGGACAGTTTATTATGGGTGGTTTTCTGAATCTGCAGCTGAAAAGATGGCTAAGATCATTGATCACCAGAAGTTGCGCCATTTTGCCGACTATTATTGTGGCTATTGTTTTTAATCGCTCGGAGGAGTTGCTCGATGTTTTAAACGAATGGCTTAATGTGCTTCAGGCCATGCAAATACCATTTGCAGTTATACCTCTTGTCCACTTGGTGTCAAACGAACAGATTATGGGTGGATTCAAGATTGGAACTGTTTTGGAG AGGACAGCTTGGGGTGTGTCTGCGCTGGTAATAGCAATAAATGGATACATTTTGGTGGATTTCTTCATGTCAGAGGTTCATGGATTGTTGTTTGGTATTATAATGTGCTTGGGGGCATCCTCGTACGTAGCACTTATCGTGTATCTTGTATTCCGTGGCACCAACCTCGTTTCCTGCTTCGGTTCCCATGCATTTGCTTACACTAGAACTTAG
- the LOC140983583 gene encoding pumilio homolog 11-like produces the protein MNEREIETVLSKVMEFLYELMKNQSGSQFFEKLFVFCNEEQRTRIILALTKVPFKLVNVCVNSYGAKAMNMILEKLTEPQQISLLMSALSPAAIALANDPSGQHVIIYCVKYFSGEYNEHLLNEIADNCLKLATNRSGVACFSHAWKTIMDKLEIG, from the exons ATGAATGAGCGAGAAATTGAGACTGTTCTATCTAAAGTGATGGAATTTTTATACGAGCTGATGAAAAATCAGTCTGGAAGTCAATTTTTTGAGAAACTTTTTGTGTTTTGCAATGAAGAACAGAGGACTAGGATCATTTTGGCCCTCACAAAGGTCCCGTTTAAGCTCGTCAATGTTTGCGTCAACTCATACGG GGCTAAAGCAATGAACATGATATTAGAGAAGCTAACCGAGCCGCAGCAAATTTCGTTGCTAATGTCTGCTCTAAGCCCTGCTGCTATTGCTTTGGCTAATGACCCCAGTGGCCAGCATGTTATCATATACTGTGTAAAATACTTCTCTGGAGAATATAATGAG CATCTTTTAAATGAGATAGCAGACAACTGCTTAAAACTAGCAACCAACAGAAGTGGTGTTGCGTGCTTCAGTCATGCGTGGAAAACCATCATGGACAAGCTAGAGATCGGTTGA
- the LOC140982205 gene encoding chorismate synthase 1, chloroplastic-like isoform X3 — MAASLTNPFLGAPYASAGSLHSPSLLPSPNIVQLPSRRSQLKRLGLTIGSPIKAYSETSQACRPSRAYSLRSMQVLAYVSQVHKVVLPESVVDHETLTHCQIKGSTIRCPNPEYEQKMIAAINAVRVRGDSVGGTVTCIVRNFPRSRGSKAFQEIAAVLAKGVMSISLTEGFEIGRGFTGSEYSDKSGQSGGIQGGIIKMRIAVRPKILSYMVKNTVSRDKHMVEPTTGEDHDFCVVPGVAAMVEVMVARELLCKLLAEGAPTNAASHVPLKSPKSAETAIPLERSLDCFAAVFCSLV, encoded by the exons ATGGCCGCGTCCCTCACCAACCCTTTCCTCGGAGCTCCATATGCCTCTGCCGGATCCCTCCACTCGCCATCTCTTCTTCCGTCTCCAAACATCGTCCAGCTTCCATCTCGCAGATCCCAACTCAAACGCCTCG GGTTAACCATTGGATCTCCAATCAAG gcCTACAGTGAAACTTCCCAAGCTTGTAGACCATCTCGTGCGTATAGCTTGAGATCAATGCAG GTTCTTGCTTATGTTTCACAAGTGCACAAAGTTGTACTTCCTGAAAGTGTGGTTGATCATGAAACCTTGACACATTGCCag ATAAAAGGTAGTACTATAAGGTGCCCAAATCCAGAGTATGAGCAGAAAATGATTGCTGCCATTAATGCTGTTAGAGTGAGAGGTGATTCTGTTGGAGGCACGGTCACCTGCATTGTCAGGAATTTTCCACGG AGTCGTGGATCTAAGGCCTTTCAAGAAATTGCAGCAGTGCTGGCCAAAGGTGTTATGAGTATTTCTTTAACAGAGGGTTTTGAAATTGGCAGAGGATTCACAG GCAGTGAGTATAGCGATAAGTCTGGCCAATCTGGTGGGATACag GGTGGGATCATTAAAATGAGAATAGCTGTCAGGCCAAAAATCCTAAGCTAT ATGGTGAAGAATACCGTGAGTAGGGACAAACACATGGTGGAACCCACAACTGGAGAAGACCATGATTTTTGTGTTGTTCCTGGAG TTGCTGCTATGGTGGAAGTAATGGTTGCACGAGAGCTTCTTTGCAAATTACTTGCAGAAGGTGCGCCAACTAATGCTGCGTCGCACGTACCCCTCAAATCGCCCAAAAGTGCAGAAACAGCGATACCCCTTGAAAGATCTCTTGACTGCTTTGCTGCTGTGTTTTGCTCCTTAGTGTAA
- the LOC140982205 gene encoding chorismate synthase 1, chloroplastic-like isoform X2, producing MLVVYILEIGLTFHLLTAGLTIGSPIKAYSETSQACRPSRAYSLRSMQGGEISGSAKVAGGVLAEHLLKKYAGTEVLAYVSQVHKVVLPESVVDHETLTHCQIKGSTIRCPNPEYEQKMIAAINAVRVRGDSVGGTVTCIVRNFPRSRGSKAFQEIAAVLAKGVMSISLTEGFEIGRGFTGSEYSDKSGQSGGIQGGIIKMRIAVRPKILSYMVKNTVSRDKHMVEPTTGEDHDFCVVPGVAAMVEVMVARELLCKLLAEGAPTNAASHVPLKSPKSAETAIPLERSLDCFAAVFCSLV from the exons ATGCTTGTTGTATATATTCTGGAAATTGGACTAACGTTTCATCTACTTACGGCAGGGTTAACCATTGGATCTCCAATCAAG gcCTACAGTGAAACTTCCCAAGCTTGTAGACCATCTCGTGCGTATAGCTTGAGATCAATGCAG GGTGGTGAGATATCTGGATCTGCAAAAGTGGCCGGTGGAGTTCTCGCCGAGCATCTCTTAAAAAAGTATGCAGGAACTGAA GTTCTTGCTTATGTTTCACAAGTGCACAAAGTTGTACTTCCTGAAAGTGTGGTTGATCATGAAACCTTGACACATTGCCag ATAAAAGGTAGTACTATAAGGTGCCCAAATCCAGAGTATGAGCAGAAAATGATTGCTGCCATTAATGCTGTTAGAGTGAGAGGTGATTCTGTTGGAGGCACGGTCACCTGCATTGTCAGGAATTTTCCACGG AGTCGTGGATCTAAGGCCTTTCAAGAAATTGCAGCAGTGCTGGCCAAAGGTGTTATGAGTATTTCTTTAACAGAGGGTTTTGAAATTGGCAGAGGATTCACAG GCAGTGAGTATAGCGATAAGTCTGGCCAATCTGGTGGGATACag GGTGGGATCATTAAAATGAGAATAGCTGTCAGGCCAAAAATCCTAAGCTAT ATGGTGAAGAATACCGTGAGTAGGGACAAACACATGGTGGAACCCACAACTGGAGAAGACCATGATTTTTGTGTTGTTCCTGGAG TTGCTGCTATGGTGGAAGTAATGGTTGCACGAGAGCTTCTTTGCAAATTACTTGCAGAAGGTGCGCCAACTAATGCTGCGTCGCACGTACCCCTCAAATCGCCCAAAAGTGCAGAAACAGCGATACCCCTTGAAAGATCTCTTGACTGCTTTGCTGCTGTGTTTTGCTCCTTAGTGTAA
- the LOC140982205 gene encoding chorismate synthase 1, chloroplastic-like isoform X1, whose protein sequence is MAASLTNPFLGAPYASAGSLHSPSLLPSPNIVQLPSRRSQLKRLGLTIGSPIKAYSETSQACRPSRAYSLRSMQGGEISGSAKVAGGVLAEHLLKKYAGTEVLAYVSQVHKVVLPESVVDHETLTHCQIKGSTIRCPNPEYEQKMIAAINAVRVRGDSVGGTVTCIVRNFPRSRGSKAFQEIAAVLAKGVMSISLTEGFEIGRGFTGSEYSDKSGQSGGIQGGIIKMRIAVRPKILSYMVKNTVSRDKHMVEPTTGEDHDFCVVPGVAAMVEVMVARELLCKLLAEGAPTNAASHVPLKSPKSAETAIPLERSLDCFAAVFCSLV, encoded by the exons ATGGCCGCGTCCCTCACCAACCCTTTCCTCGGAGCTCCATATGCCTCTGCCGGATCCCTCCACTCGCCATCTCTTCTTCCGTCTCCAAACATCGTCCAGCTTCCATCTCGCAGATCCCAACTCAAACGCCTCG GGTTAACCATTGGATCTCCAATCAAG gcCTACAGTGAAACTTCCCAAGCTTGTAGACCATCTCGTGCGTATAGCTTGAGATCAATGCAG GGTGGTGAGATATCTGGATCTGCAAAAGTGGCCGGTGGAGTTCTCGCCGAGCATCTCTTAAAAAAGTATGCAGGAACTGAA GTTCTTGCTTATGTTTCACAAGTGCACAAAGTTGTACTTCCTGAAAGTGTGGTTGATCATGAAACCTTGACACATTGCCag ATAAAAGGTAGTACTATAAGGTGCCCAAATCCAGAGTATGAGCAGAAAATGATTGCTGCCATTAATGCTGTTAGAGTGAGAGGTGATTCTGTTGGAGGCACGGTCACCTGCATTGTCAGGAATTTTCCACGG AGTCGTGGATCTAAGGCCTTTCAAGAAATTGCAGCAGTGCTGGCCAAAGGTGTTATGAGTATTTCTTTAACAGAGGGTTTTGAAATTGGCAGAGGATTCACAG GCAGTGAGTATAGCGATAAGTCTGGCCAATCTGGTGGGATACag GGTGGGATCATTAAAATGAGAATAGCTGTCAGGCCAAAAATCCTAAGCTAT ATGGTGAAGAATACCGTGAGTAGGGACAAACACATGGTGGAACCCACAACTGGAGAAGACCATGATTTTTGTGTTGTTCCTGGAG TTGCTGCTATGGTGGAAGTAATGGTTGCACGAGAGCTTCTTTGCAAATTACTTGCAGAAGGTGCGCCAACTAATGCTGCGTCGCACGTACCCCTCAAATCGCCCAAAAGTGCAGAAACAGCGATACCCCTTGAAAGATCTCTTGACTGCTTTGCTGCTGTGTTTTGCTCCTTAGTGTAA
- the LOC140982207 gene encoding chorismate synthase 1, chloroplastic-like — MAASLTNPFLGARYPSAESLHSPSLLQSPNIIHLPARRSQLKHLGLTIGSPIKVYSETSQACRPSRAYCLRSMQGGGIYVDRETAGKVIEGVCYMDILKICEGIDILAYVSQVHEVVLPESLVDHETLTYGQIKGSIIRCPNPEYAEKMIAAIEAVRVRGGSLGGKVTCIARNLPRSHGPRAFREVVEVLAKGVMSLPATEGFEICNGFTGTFMTGSEYSDESGQSGGIEGWTSNPKTIKMRIAFKSMIRFSRWKNELDFCAVPRAVHLVETMVARLLFRTMSPAYAAKRGSILE, encoded by the exons ATGGCCGCGTCCCTCACCAACCCCTTCCTCGGAGCTCGATATCCTTCTGCCGAATCCCTCCACTCGCCGTCGCTTCTGCAGTCTCCAAACATCATCCATCTTCCAGCTCGCAGATCCCAACTCAAACACCTCG GGTTAACCATTGGATCTCCAATCAAG GTCTACAGTGAAACTTCCCAAGCTTGTAGACCATCTCGTGCGTATTGCTTGAGATCAATGCAG GGTGGTGGGATATATGTTGATAGAGAAACCGCTGGAAAGGTGATCGAAGGAGTTTGCTACATGGATATCTTAAAAATTTGTGAAGGAATTGAT ATTCTTGCTTATGTTTCTCAAGTGCACGAAGTTGTACTTCCTGAAAGTTTGGTTGATCATGAAACCTTGACATATGGCCag ATAAAGGGTAGTATTATAAGGTGCCCAAATCCGGAGTACGCAGAGAAAATGATTGCTGCCATTGAAGCTGTTAGAGTGAGAGGTGGTTCTTTGGGAGGCAAGGTCACTTGCATTGCCCGGAATTTGCCACGG AGTCATGGACCTAGGGCCTTTCGCGAAGTTGTAGAAGTGCTGGCCAAAGGTGTTATGTCTCTTCCTGCAACAGAGGGCTTTGAAATTTGCAATGGATTCACAG GTACATTCATGACTGGCAGTGAGTATAGTGATGAGTCTGGCCAATCTGGTGGGATAGAg GGTTGGACATCAaatccaaaaaccattaaaatgAGAATAGCTTTCAAGTCAATGATCCGATTCTCT AGGTGGAAGAATGAACTTGATTTTTGTGCTGTTCCTAGAG CTGTTCATTTGGTGGAAACAATGGTCGCACGATTGCTTTTTCGCACGATGTCTCCAGCATATGCTGCGAAGCGGGGATCCATCCTCGAATAG